One Deltaproteobacteria bacterium DNA window includes the following coding sequences:
- a CDS encoding 4Fe-4S dicluster domain-containing protein: MRQIGMVIDLNKCIGCQTCTMACKTQWTIGDGRDYMYWNHVETMPGKGYPKGYMDMKDTGFDAKGKVIVGELPKKADYGGDFEFNYTAFMEGKDKVLKPASNPTWGPNWDEEVGEGEYPNNYYFYLPRLCNHCTNPACVPACKAKAVRKREEDGIVVIDLEKCEGLKRCIKSCPYKKHYFNPTRVNPVQKDSEGQSEKCISCFPRLERGIASACVRQCVGRARFQSYVDDVDGPVYKLAKKWKVALPLFPEKGTLPNVFYVPPLSSPKFDKNGKPTDEPRIPLTYLKKLFGPEVEGALKTLKTEIDKKAKRQATELMDILIAYRHKDMMKV; the protein is encoded by the coding sequence ATGAGACAGATAGGGATGGTAATAGACCTTAATAAATGTATTGGTTGTCAGACCTGCACTATGGCATGTAAGACCCAGTGGACCATAGGCGATGGCAGGGATTATATGTATTGGAACCATGTAGAGACCATGCCGGGAAAGGGGTATCCAAAAGGGTATATGGATATGAAGGATACAGGGTTTGACGCTAAAGGGAAGGTTATAGTAGGCGAGCTTCCTAAGAAGGCTGATTACGGCGGCGATTTTGAGTTTAATTATACTGCGTTTATGGAGGGTAAGGATAAGGTTCTAAAACCTGCAAGCAATCCTACTTGGGGACCCAACTGGGACGAAGAGGTGGGCGAAGGTGAATATCCCAATAACTATTACTTTTACCTTCCCAGGTTATGCAACCACTGCACAAACCCTGCATGTGTTCCTGCATGCAAGGCAAAGGCTGTAAGAAAGAGGGAAGAGGACGGGATTGTTGTTATAGATTTGGAGAAATGTGAAGGACTCAAAAGGTGTATCAAGTCATGCCCTTATAAGAAGCATTACTTTAATCCCACCAGGGTCAATCCTGTTCAAAAGGATAGCGAAGGTCAGTCAGAGAAGTGTATCAGTTGCTTCCCCAGATTGGAGAGGGGTATTGCTTCAGCCTGTGTCCGTCAATGTGTTGGAAGGGCAAGATTTCAGAGTTATGTGGATGATGTGGATGGTCCGGTCTATAAACTGGCGAAGAAATGGAAGGTGGCGCTGCCCTTGTTCCCTGAAAAGGGGACATTGCCAAATGTCTTTTATGTGCCGCCCCTGTCTTCTCCGAAATTTGATAAGAATGGGAAACCTACTGACGAACCAAGGATACCTTTGACCTATCTAAAGAAACTTTTTGGACCAGAGGTGGAAGGCGCTTTAAAGACCCTGAAGACTGAGATAGATAAGAAGGCTAAAAGGCAGGCGACAGAACTCATGGACATCCTTATAGCCTACAGACATAAGGATATGATGAAGGTTTGA